Part of the Girardinichthys multiradiatus isolate DD_20200921_A chromosome 14, DD_fGirMul_XY1, whole genome shotgun sequence genome is shown below.
ctcctctcctgtggaaccagctcccagttgtggtccgtgaggcagacacccagtctacttttaaggctaggcttaaaactttcctttttgataaagcttatagttagagtggcttaggttatcctgagctatctctgtagttatgctgctataggcttaggctgttggaggacataatgactacTTTCACcgtcttcgctacattctcacactactctccaattttgcattatttgctgttatttctgtttttaactttgttctctttcttttctcttcctagaagcgacacctggcctgactctgtgtctacctgtaacacctttctggagaggggaatcgtccgagcttctgctggcaacaacttaatgctcaccctctaccgatgatccacatagccctgtctttcagtgtttaaccctttctctctcctagacatggcgattgactgagcttctactgtgactaactctatgtgctctcgtTCAGACTCTATcgttaaaaactggctcagagtttatctattctttctttctagatgaaacaactaaaggagctacatccattaacatttacttttccttcccatagaaagtactcctggatcagtgcttctttgttctctttgtgtctctgctctgttctctcaaacccccagtcggtcgtggcagatggccgctcacactgaacctggttctgctggaggtttcttcctgttaaaagggagtttttcttctccactgtcactacatgcatgctcagtatgagggattgctgcaaagacaacgccagtgactgtccactgtctctacatgctcatccaggaggagtgaaaactgcaagtctctgactggatgcaatctgctgggtttccttagatagaaaaactttttatccaatttgaataaataactgaatctgactgcactgttcaatgattaggattaattggaatgtatgtacctgactgttgtgaagtgccttgagacgacatgtgttgtgaattggcgctatataaataaactgaatttaattgaattattattagttattatgcgtattatgttcttttttagttttgtaGAGCATTTGTGCTAATGACAATATCTCCCGTGTGTGTTTGTCTAATTGTGAGCCAACCAGGTGAGTAAAGAATAAAGCAATAACTTATATTATTACTTTAAATAACAGTATTTAACCTCCCGAGGGATCAACCCTTCAAGTAGTCGCAATGGAGCAGACAAGAGAGAGGACGTTAGCTTATTCCATTTCATCGCCACCTTTACATTTCCTAATTTCACAGCTCTGATTGACAGATAATGTTCCGCCACGACGAGCTATAGAGCCACAGCGTTTTTCTGATCTCTGCTGCTCTCTGTCAGTCAGCCAACCCTGTAGCGCTCCTTCATGTGTTTACAGGTCCAATTCACAACCAGGCATTGAGCAGACCCACCTGGCTGGAGGGAGGAGAGGTAGAGAAGGTGCTGAGACATTGAGGCGGAGCAAAACAAGAGCGTCCTGCGTGACTACAGGGCCGACAGCACCTCCATGGGCTGAACCACCGGCCCACCTGGGAAATCCCCTTTAGTCGCGTATGCCAGTCCACACCTTATTTGGTATGCTGTGACTAGGCCACAGGATTGGTTGAAGGGGCTGCCGCTGATCCACTCATAGGCTGAGCTTCTGAGAAGGTGGTGAAGTTTGCAGCCAATCAAGGGTGGACAGGTGTATCTTGCAGTGCTTTTTAACTGTTCTTTGCAGTCTTCTTTACTGAAGAAAGTTGTGCCTCAAAGTAATGAAGAAAAACTTCTCCATGCTTCAGTCTTCGCGAGCTAtatggagttttgatgaaaattcagaatgaaagactcaccttcaccacctccaccttccaatgactttTCTGTGCGTCTcctggccttccaatcagcatcctgtcagtctgattctccatccaatcaccttccgatgccttgcttttaaaggagcttctaccgtgttcatcttcgcttgtcagctgagctcatccctcctccaccccacctccaccatcttccctcacatctactcctggcttcctcgctccctggccgccaatccaccgccagtgtcggatcaggttgaagacatatttaaatctaagccttacaaatgatcatcttagctcatgtcatgctcagcattcatgtcttcctcccaggtccgagtgccaaagaaataaccatgtaatttctcatcattaaaacttttctaattaccatccctctctttgtgagtcttttcagattgaaatactATATAGTCCAATTTGACCTGTAGTGGTGTGGGGCACTATAGGTACAGCATATGAATTAATGAATAAGTTCACTGAACATGAACGCAatattcaatttcagttcaaaCGATTATTCAGAaattggttttcattgttctctgaTGGTTTCTTCTATTGCTCACCGATGCTCTGTTCTCCTCATGCATTTAAGCTTTTTCCTTCTTTATTATCAAACAGTGTTCACCTCCATATCCTCTCTGCATTTAGTCCTTCTGAATATCACCAGAAAATATGCCAGAAATGTCGCACAATTGTAGATGTTGTGTTTAATTATGGGATTTCATTGTAAGATAAGCGTATTGACAAAGGCAATAATGTCTTTGATCAATGCAATGCAGATAATTATATAATCCTTATATATTATCCTTAaagtaacaaaacaaataacatcTGTCCTCATGTTTGGGTGCAGAAAAACTAGTGAAAACTCTGGATGCTTTGATATATTctggtttattattttttcttttaatatttttattttatttaaaacaactgatTGGTTATTAGTTTTATTCTGCACACAATGTTGTGGCTTTCATGTTTATTACGATCAAACTGACAGTCCAGCATCATGGACAGCACCGCCCAGAGGTCAGCTTCAAATGGACTCTCAGATTGCTGCTGTTCACACTGTGCAGCAAGTCTTAAAActgttttagcatttttttgaTAACAATTAGATTTcatttcattgcagaaaatcAAAATAGCGGCAGCTATAGAAGTAGCCGGAGTTTTGGtcagattttatcatttgacaaaataaatgaaccaaAGGTATTAAAAAGTTGTCAAAGATGTTATTTAGGATAGAAAGGTGGTAGGTGTGATAGATTCAGAGTTTCCCTCATTAGAGGCAGTGGACCTTCCTAGAGACTTAAACTGCAGCAGCTAAATCtgacataataaaataattaaaagtttgattttgtgtGATGTCACTAGACAATCCATACCTGAGGTCTGAGTGTTTTACAAACTAATAACTGAACCATTATTAAATGTAGGAATATTCATTAAAGCTCTGATTGAATATCTATTTAAATCCAGTGTGAACAAAGAAAGAAGAACCTTGAAACAAAATGCAGCAGAAGACAACAGATGTCAGTGTTGTCTGAAATGATTTCTACACAGTTGATAATAATTATAATCTTCATTTGTCATTGCAATTGTACATTCCAACAGTGTTGTCTTCTGCATTTAATCCAttccttagggagcagtgggcttcCTTTGTGCCTTCTTTAacctttttataaaacaaaataattcttgataagagaaaaaaagcttGAAGAACCATTTGAATTTCCTGTTCTGACACCTTCttagtttggaaatatttctcaaaTGATGAGAACAGTTTAAATGAGATGGTCTGAGTGAGCAACTCATTTCAAGTAACATTGATTGGTTGAACAAAAGAGTGGCTGGATAAATGTTGAACTTTTAACATTCTGGAAATAAACTAAACGATGTAAATCAAGGCTCCCTCGATGATTCCCTCTGTGTCTTTGTACTAATTAGGTCTCATAAACTCAAGGAaaaataattgctgtttttcaattttttttcttagatTCAGTTTCTTGAAGAGAAATAGAAACTTAGTGCTTTATGACTCAAATCATTGCTTTTGATTCTATCCACATATTCTTGACTAAATAAAACTATACACGTTTAACCTGTACATGGTATGGTAAATGATAAATGGCTTGCACTTGTGTAGCACTTTAgaatccacccattcatacccaCATTCATGCACCGACAGTGGTCAGCTACaatgctgccctggggcagactgacagaatgAGGCCGCCTTAAAATTGGCACCACTGGGCCCTCCGACAGCCATCAGTAGGCATGACGGGTGaggtgtcttgcccaaggacacaacgactgagacagacagagcggggGGCTCAAACTAGCGACCCACCGATTACAGGAGGAACCTCTATCACCTGACCCAGTGTCGCTCCAATCTCCAGTGGTCAGTCAGTGATATTCGGGCTACACCTTGGACAAGATGACAGttcatcacagagcaacacagacacacagaacagACATTATATGATATGTGATATAAGTTGATAACCTAACATGAGAATGATCCAAAATATAAAGTTAAACAGTGGCAAAGAAACTTaaaggaaaacaggaagtgaagaaACACTGGGCACAAAAAgcgacagaccaacaaaaaaaaacaggaactcAAGACTACCCTGAGAGACTCAGAAACTACAGACTCTAACTCAAAACCTACATACATCAGCAATTTGAAGTTCataacagaataaacacaaagtccaaCATATCATGAGAGTGATTCCACTCCATGACTGAACAGCTTATAGAACAGTTCAtttcaattcagattttttttattaatcctgAAGGAAAATCAAATGttgttaaatatattaaaatgttaattaaataaatagtcTTCACACAACTGTTCAATCAGGTTGAAGTTaaaactttgactagaccaatGTGACAACTTgatacttttctttttcagccaccGTTAAATACTTTGGTGACCCCATTTGGACCAAGCTTGTCCCACAGATGACCTCAACTTAGACTCTAGGGTTCAATGACTCCAAGGTTCTCAGGCTCGTGGCTGCAAAATAAGCCcaaacatcatcatcatcattattatcAACATCAGTGTTGGTAACTTTACtgacaaaaatgtaattatattAGCATTGCTTATACCGCATGACCCCTACATtacagtataaaatataaatattcccACTAAATGTGTTAAAATTTATGCCAAAGTCAGTGTCTGAACTATCAACGTTTAAAATGCTGGAATGCAGCAGCTGTCCAATACCTTTGGAGATCTTCTGCTCCTCCCAACATCAACTGCTGTGAAGCTCCTCCCTTCTATTTAACACAGAGTTCAGCTCTGCTGCTACATTTCCTGGTTCCCCTCTTTACAAACGTTTTAAAGCTTTAGGATCACTGTGCTGACCACACAAGCTGCTGCAGATCAGTAAGTAACTTTTTGTGGAACACGTCTTTAGGAGGAATAGAAACTTGAGACATTCAGTGTTTTTGAGAAGTGAAGTGGCTCAGACAGGAAACCAGATGGATTCAACAAAATTATCTTGTTCCATCTGTTTGGATCTCCTGAAGGATCCAGTGACTATTCCCTGTGGACACAGCTACTGTATGAACTGTATTAAAACCCActgggatgaagaagatcagagGAGAATCTACAGCTGTCCTCAGTGCAGGAAAGAGTTCATACCGAGACCTGTCCTGCAGAAGAACATCATGTTTGCAGACTTGGTGGAGGATCTGAAGAAGGCTGGACTCCAAGCTGCTCCAGCTGATCACTGCTATGCTGGACCTGAAGATGTGGCCTGTGATGTCTGCACTGGGAGGAAGATGAAAGCTGTCAGATCCTGTCTGGTCTGTTTAATTTCTTACTGTGAGAATCACCTCCAACCTCACTATGATGTCCCTGGACTAAAGAAACACAAGCTGGTGAACCCCTCCAAGAAGCTCCAGGACAACATCTGCTCTAGTCATGATGAGGTGATGAAGATCTTCTGTCGTACTGATCAGCAGTGTATCTGTTATCTCTGCACTATGGATGAACATAAAGGTCATGAAACAgtctcagctgcagcagaaaggaCTGAGAAGCAGAAGAAGCTCCAGGTGAGTCAACAACAAATCCAGCAGAGAATCCAGGACCAAGAGAAAGATCTGAAGCTGCTTCAACAGGAGGTGGAGGCCATCAATGTCTCTGCTGATAAAGCAGTGGAGGACAGTGAGAAGATCTTCACTGAGATGATCCATTTCATCCAGAAAATAAgctctgatgtgaagcagcagatcagaTCTCAGCAGGAAACAGAAGTGAGTCGAGTCAAAGATCTTCAGAAGaagctggagcaggagatcactgagctgaagaggaaagATGCTGAACTGAAGCAGCTCTCAAACACAGAGGATCACAACCAGTTTCTCCACAACTACCCCTCACTGTCAGCACTCAGTGAGTctacacactcatccagcatcaatattcgtcctctgagatactttgaggatgtgacagcagctgtgtcagagctcagagataaactacaggacatcctgagagacacatggacaaacatctcactgagaGTCACTGAAGTGGATGTTTTACTACCACAAACAGAACCAAAGACTAGGGCTggattcttaaaatatttaacagaaatcaCTCTGGATCCAAACACAGCAAATAGAAATATGTTATTAGCTGAGGGGGAGAGAAAAGTAATATTAATGGAAGAACAGCAATTTTATCCTGATCATCCAGACAGATTCACTGGATGGTTTCAGGCCCTGAGTAGAGAGAGTCTGACTGGACTTTGTTACTGGGACGTGGAGTGGAGACGAGAAGGAGTTGCTGT
Proteins encoded:
- the LOC124880149 gene encoding tripartite motif-containing protein 16-like, yielding MDSTKLSCSICLDLLKDPVTIPCGHSYCMNCIKTHWDEEDQRRIYSCPQCRKEFIPRPVLQKNIMFADLVEDLKKAGLQAAPADHCYAGPEDVACDVCTGRKMKAVRSCLVCLISYCENHLQPHYDVPGLKKHKLVNPSKKLQDNICSSHDEVMKIFCRTDQQCICYLCTMDEHKGHETVSAAAERTEKQKKLQVSQQQIQQRIQDQEKDLKLLQQEVEAINVSADKAVEDSEKIFTEMIHFIQKISSDVKQQIRSQQETEVSRVKDLQKKLEQEITELKRKDAELKQLSNTEDHNQFLHNYPSLSALSESTHSSSINIRPLRYFEDVTAAVSELRDKLQDILRDTWTNISLRVTEVDVLLPQTEPKTRAGFLKYLTEITLDPNTANRNMLLAEGERKVILMEEQQFYPDHPDRFTGWFQALSRESLTGLCYWDVEWRREGVAVAVSYKNIRRAGGSKECLFGANDKSWSLCCNTNSYTFYHNNIKTPVSGPVSSRIGVFLDHRAGILSFYSVSRTMTLLHRVQTTFTQPLHAGVWLYDDGNSAEFIKMK